The following DNA comes from Lentibacillus sp. Marseille-P4043.
ATACACCATTTGAAATGCCAGCGGATAAACGTATGTTAAAACTCCCTAAGAAATATAAAGGGACATTTATTGGCAATTACCTGCAATCCGTCCATTATGCTGACTATGCACTAGGGCAGTTTTTTGAGGGCTTAAAACAGGAAGGACTATGGGAGGATTCGATAATTGCGTTATATGGTGATCATTCCGGTGTACATGGTAAGTTGCTCCAAGATAAGGATGTAACGCTATTACATGAACTTCTTGGTAATCCATATTCATTGCTTAATCGGTTCAACATTCCATTTGTAATAGATATACCGGGAGAGACGGAAGATACTGGTAAGGAAATCGATTCGATCGGTGGACAGCTGGATATGATGCCGACCATTCTTAACTTGATGGGGATCACTCCACAGGGATTATATTTTGGACAGGATCTATTTCAGTACCAACATAATTTATTAGGGATGCGATACTATTTGCCAACGGGGGCATTTTTCAATGATGACCTATTATATATACCGGAGACGAGTAGGCATGATATCCGTATGTACGATTTAAAGGGTAAGAATCGATTTGATACCATAACAAATCCGGTAAATTACTTCGATGAAGACTATGAAAAAATGTTAAAGCTTTATGAATGGTCGGATGCTTATTTTGAAAGTTTAAAGAAAAAATAGCGCGCAAGACGTAAAGGTATTCAAGCGAAAATTAACGGTTCTATAAAAATGATACGTTCAGTAATGGTATGAAATATGATAAAATACTAGTTGTGAGACAATAAGAGTGTTTGCGATGACAATATTCTTGTTAGTAAATGTGAAAGAGGTATTACGCTTGAAATCTAAATTAGGATTGGCAAGCGTCCTTTTTATTGGGGCGTCATTGCTGTTAAAAATATCTGGTCTTATTCGTGATATGGTAATCGCCTACTATTTTGGAGACAGCTATGTAGCAGATGCCTATTTAGCGGCGTTTATCATTCCGAATATGTTTATATTGTTCATGACAACGGGTATGAAGAATGCATTTGTACCCAGTTATATTGAATCATTAGAAAAACAACGAGGAAATTATCATTTAGCCCAAGTTTTTAAAGGTACGATTGTAATAAGTTTCATAGTCTCGATAATTGGAATGGCACTGGCACCATTATATATTCCATTATTGTATCCAGAATTTAACGTTGATGCTACTCAAATTGCTGTTTGGGTTACGATCATCTTCTTTGCCACTATCGTATTTGTCGGAATGAATGCTGTTTTAGAAGCTCTATTTGATGCAGAAAACAAATTTTCGTTATCGATGGTTTCACAAATTCTGGTTATTTTATCTTCCATAGTGGCTGCTATTCTATTTGCTAATCAAATAGGCGCATATTCACTAGCCATTGGTTATTTAGCTGGGACAATTATTTCCTTACTGTTCAAACTCATTTTAGTGATGCCACGTAAAAAGCTCAAGTTAAAGAGGAAGTTTGACTGGTTGGAAATAAAGCAATTTTATTGGGTCTTTATACCTGTTGGATTAACCGTTGCTGTTGGACAAATTAACTTAATGGTTGGAAGTATCTTTGCTAGTTATTTTGAAGAAGGTGCTGTAACGTATATTAATTACGCCAAAAATCTTGTCCATATGCCACAGGGAATCTTCGGGGTAACGATTGGAACGATTGTATTTCCATTGCTTTCAAAAGCAATTGCAACAGACAACCATAAATTGTTTAAACGTGGAATTGAAAAAGGACTAACATTGATGTTTCTTATTCTGCTTCCCTCTATTATAGGAATGTTATTGTTAATGCCTAACATTATTGAATTGTTATACCAACGCGGGGCATTTACCGCTGATGCAGTACAAGCCACGACACAAGTTGCCTATCTGTATTTTGGTTCGGTATTATTTTTTAGTCTAAATAATATTATCAATAAAGGATTTTATTCGTTAAAGAAAGGTCACTTAATTCTGGTAATTAGTGGATTATCTATTCTATTAAATATTGTTTTAAGCTTTATTTTTACAGCCTGGATTGGCTATAGAGGGATTCCATTGGCAGCGTCTGTAATGGCAATGTGCTATGTAGGGGCACAATTTGTTGTATTTTATAAATTAATCGGTGGATTGAAATTAAAGGCTTTAGCAGTTGAATTTATAAAAATAATTGTTGCTACTGCCATTATGAGTGGTGCAATATACCCAATTTTATTATTGATCAATGGGTGGTATAATATTATTCAAATTGTAGTGGTAGCCTTAGCAGGTGCAATTGTGTACATTGCAAGTGCTTATTTACTAAAATCTGAGGCTTTACTATTTATGGTAGATAAATTCCTGAAGAAAAAATCGGTAACAAAGGAGTCTACTTTGGATGAATAAAAAACAGCTGATTATGAAAATCTTAAAACCTATAAATCTTCCGGTAACTAAATTCATACTAAAACGCCATTACCAAGCATCAAAGGAGTTATCTTCAACCAAAGGTGCCAAACGTATACTAGTTTTAGCACCTCATATGGATGATGAAACGATTGGGCCTGGAGGAGTTATTCGGAAACATGCCAATGAAGGCGCGGAAGTTCATTGTGTTTTTATCACCGATGGATCAAATAGTGTGAGTGATTTAAGCAAAGAGGAACTAACCAATGCACGTATGGATGAAATGGAGAAAGTTAAAAATATACTAGGGATCACTGACATCCATTACTTAGGTTTGCCAGATGGTCATGTAGAAAGCAATAAAGATACACAAAAAAAGTTAGCTGAGGTTATTAAGTCTATCAACCCAGATTTAATTTACTGTACTTCATTTGTGGATGCACATCCTGATCATACTGCTACGGCAACCATTTTATCAGATGTTTTGAAGCAAACAGACAATCATAATTTCGCTATTCGCTTATATGAGATTAATTGTCCTATCCCACCAAAGTATATTAATTGTGTAGTAGATATTTCAGATACAGTGATAGAAAAGGACAAAGCGGTAGATATTTTTGCTTCACAGACCATTGCGTTTGATGGATTTTTAGAACTAAATAGACTGAAATCCAATCTTGTTCAGGATGAGGTTTCGGCTGTTGAAGCGTTTTTTGAACCTTCTATTTCAATGTTTATACATCATTGTGATCGGCTTAGAGAAGACAAACAGCCATTCCCGGAAATATTTAAGCAGGCTAATCGAACGGATACGTTATTGTGGGCTATCTATAAAAACTTCAAAAGAAAGCAAATGTTTTATGAAGATAGTCTTAAAGATTATGAATATCTTAAATTGCGAAAGTCATCCTGAGGTGATAGAGAATGGCAATCCGATATTATAAAACTGGTGATGAAGGGCAAATTCAAGAGCTTTTTAAAAAGGTTTTTAACAAAGAACGGACACTTGAACACTGGGAATGGAAATATATAAAAAACCCGCAATCGTTAAATCCATTTATTCTTGTATACGAGGAAGATCAGAAAATAATTGGTCATATTGCGTTATGGGTAGCAAACGCATATATGGAAGGAAAGGCTACAAAGGTAGCACTCCGCGTGGATACAATGGTTGATCCAGAAGCACGTGGGAAAGGTATCTATCGGAAGCTGAACGAAGCAATGCTGGCTGAAGCTAAGGAATCAGGCATAAGCTTGCTATACGGATTCCCGGCACCAAAAGCAAAAGAGCTTTTATTGAATACGACAAATGCAAACTATGTTGAAGACATTTCACGGTATATGCTGATCCTAGATCCAGGTGCAATAGCTGCAAATATGTATTCATTTTTATCTCCAATCAAATCAGTGGGCAGGGTATTTAAGCGCCTCAAACAGAGAAAGCTGAAAAAAACTTCTCTACCCGTAGGATGGAAGGTAGAAGCTGTCGAGCATTGTGATCAGCGGTTTGATCAGCTAGCTGAAAAGGTGAAGACGATTAAACCAATTATGTTAAAACGAGATGCCGACTATCTTAACTGGAGATATTTAAATCATCCTGAAAATAATTATACGATCCTTGCCTTGACAAATAATGACGAATTACAAGGTTATGTAACTGTCAATAAGAGAAAAAGGGATTTTAAAAATGGACAAGCGATGATTGGCTTTATTATTGATTATCTAGCAGTTGAAGATAAAGCAGTTTGGGAAATCCTACTTTACAGTGCATTAACCGAATTACAAGATGTCGACATGATACAGGCATGGGGATTTCCAGGTAATATTGGAACGGAATCCCTGTTGCATTTTGGCTTTAAAGAGAAAGATAAGCCAATGCCGCTTATTGTCCATGAATTAGAGAATAATAGAAACCGTTATAAAAATAACCATGACTGGTGGTTAACTCAAGGTGACGTCGATTCTTTTTAACGGAATTGTTACTTGTTAAGGATTGAATTTCCTATTGTAATTCTATATAATGAGTTGGAATACTATAATTGAGTAAAAATATGAAACTTAAAAAACTACCTATAAGTGCGTGTTCAAAAGTTGCAGCTTATCGTTTGGTTACTTTTTGAACATCCTCTTTAGATAGCACCAACGTATATGTACGCTTAAGATTCATAGGAGGATTCAAATGGGATATATCGCTTTAGTCATTTGCTTTGTAGCATCTATTTTACTAACACCTGTTGTAAAAAAACTAGCAATTAAGATTGGTGCCGTTGACCAACCAAATAATAGAAAAGTTCATAAAAAGATTATGCCTCGACTAGGTGGCTTAGCTATTTTTATCAGTTTTATAATTGGAGTTTTACTATTTTTGCCAGACACTATTGCAGCATGGCCAATTATAACGGGGGCTACTTTAGTAACGTTAATCGGTGTATTAGATGATATATATGGATTATCGGCAAAAGTAAAATTTTCCGGACAGCTGGTGGCAGCGCTTGTTACGGTTCTTGGTGGTGTACAAATTGAATTTATTACACTACCATTTGGAGATAAAATAGAATTTGGATATTTTGCTATTCCACTTACGATTCTATGGATTGTAGCAATTACAAATGCTATTAATCTAATTGATGGATTGGATGGTCTAGCTGCAGGAGTATCATCGATTGTGCTATTAACGATCTCTGGAATGGCCATTTCCATGGGAAGTATGGCAGTCGCCCTCATTGGACTCATCGTCTTTGGTAGTACATTGGGTTTTCTCCTGTACAATTTTCACCCTGCCAAGATTTTTATGGGTGATACAGGCTCTCTGTTTTTAGGCTATATGATCAGTGTGCTATCAGTAATGGGTCTATTTAAAAATGTGGCGATATTTTCTTTGATCGTACCAATTATTATCCTTGGAGTACCGATACTTGATACAACATTTGCGATTATTCGTCGTGCTGTCCAACGAAAGCCATTAACTGCACCGGATAAATTGCACCTGCATCATTGTTTACTACGATTAGGATTCACACACCGGCAAACAGTAGTCATGATTTATACTATGAGTGGATTGTTCAGTCTAGCAGCAATCATCTTCACTCGGGCAACTATGTGGGGATCGACGTTACTTCTATTTGGATTACTAATCGTTATCGAATTAATTGTGGAAGTTACCGGTTTAATCAGTGAAAATTACCGACCGATATTGAAGTTAGTACAAGGTAATAAAGTTAAAAAATAAATGTATAAAAAAGGATCGACACATTACTTAATGGGTGTCGATCCTTTTTATAGGTGTATCTATTCAAGTTTTACAAAGTCCTCGCTATCCCTAGCACTTTTTATCAACTTAATAAAACTGTCATGGTACCGGTCTTCTCGAATTGGACCAGTTTGTAAATATACACCTGCTGCATGATTAGGGCTAATTCGCTCCCTTAACGCTTTAACGGATTCCTTTTCAGCGAAATAGGGTTGAAAGTGAACTTTAATATATTGTAAATCTGGTCGTAAATAACGAGCATGAATGTTTTCAAAAGCGATAATACTTCCGGCTGGAATTTCCTCGTACGTTTCTTGCACTTTATTTACCGTGTCTGCGTAATCAGGGGAAGGGCTCAGTAATGATGTATAGGTGTTATAGCCAACATTCATTACGAAGGCTATCCCAAGCACGAGAAGTAAAAATCCACGCCAACGTGCCCAATCCCGTTGCTTTAATTGAGTGACCCAACTAATAAAAAACAGCCATAACATCAGTGTTGCCGGACCGAGCAATCGAAAATTAAATGGATCAAAATGGGCATTCCATCGCATGTAAACAATTGCTATAAAATAAACAAGACCAACAAATAAAAACATTCCTGGCAGAAGGAATTGCCTTCTGTTTAGGCTAAATAATGCACGTATATGCCTTGGTCGTACAAAAAGCAGCAGCCCAACTAGCAAGATGATTATACTTTCTGCAACATATACATGACTGCTAGTAGCTAACGTGTTAAATTCAGCAACTAAACCTTGCCACAGCATGATCATAAATTCAGATGCCGTTTCTGCACGAGGGATACGCTCCATTCCGGTTAAGAGCCCCGTTTGCAGATAATTATAAAACAAATAGATTCCCGCAATTAGCATCGGTATACTTCCAGCAATCCAGCATGTAAGCATGTGTCTCCATTGTTTAGAAAATAGATAATAGAATCCAATTAATCCAACGATGCCAGCACCAATTAGGCCAATGTATCGCATAAAAAAGAGAAACAATGCAGCGAACATCATATGAAAGGCATACCGAATTTTATTTGCTTCGACATAGTTTACAATCCCATACACAAGCCAAATCATTCCAAATATAAATGGTACTTCAGACCATGTATAAACAAAAACGGTTGTAAAGGTGCTAATAAAGAATATCATGCCAACAATAGGAGCCCGTTGTTTAAACAAACATTTGATCAAGACGAAACAGAGACCTAGAAGTAAAATATTAACAAGTTTTGCCGCCCAAAACACGCCCACACCAGTTACAAAGGAGGCGATTGCAATTAACGCAGGGTAACCAATCGGCCAAGTTGCGAAATATGTACTTATTTCAGGAACTAAATTGATGGTTGTCATGCCGTTTCCATTTAGAAGGTTTTCAGCCATCTGTAAATAGTGTGTTGAATCTGATGTAAGAAAGCCATCAGGTTGCAGTTTGGATTGGATAATAATAAAAATGCTATATACAATAAATATAAGGAGTAACCATAAATTAGTAGATTTTAAGATACGTTTAATCGGATAATCAGCCATGCTACATCAACCCCAACCAACTAAATGAATAATACAGTGCCAAAGCCGTTAGAAAACCAACGGCCACTCCGCCAATAATTTCTAAGAGGGTATGTCCCATCCGCTCCCGCAATTGTTCATGGTCCTTATCATGTTGAATTAACGTATTAAGTACACCAGCTTGTTTACCAACTGCAATTCGCAAACCAGTCGCATCAATTACCACGATAAAAAGAAAGGTTATTGCTAAACCGAAAGCAGGCGATAGCCAACCTTCACCAAGTGCGATTAAAAAGGCTGTTGCTGATACAGTAGACGTATGTGTACTAGGAAAGCCGCCGTTTCCCATGTGAAGGTGTGCTTCTTTTCCGTATTTAATTAGGTGAATAAGATATTTCAAACAGCCCGATATAAACCAGCCTGCAAACGGTGCTAAAAAATATGGCAAGGCAAATACACTCTCCTGTTTACAAGTTTTTTCTCATCAATTGCTGCCCCCTATACCCCACAGCCCGTATACACTCCGCTTTCTGGGGGCGGCTGGAGAGCCTCCTCGTGCTGGGGTGCTCGTCGCGTTGTAGGAAATTCGATGAAGTAGCGCTCCTCGCAACTCGAAGCTTACTCGGTGGGACTTTTGCTTGTCGCTCTGCGGGGTCTCACCGATGCCTCTCTTCCCCCGTTAGAAGGAAGGCCGACTAAAAGCGGGCTTGCGCTCGGGCGTCGGCATACCCCTATGAAGGGGCATGTATACGGGCTGCTTGTGAGGAAATATATGCTTAGATATTTCTTTAAAAACAACAATATTTTAGAAACAGCCTAATTCAAAAACGATTTTCTTTTAACAAGAAATACGATAATGCCGAGAAAGACGCCAAACCAAAGTGTGACAAATCGTATGATTAGGGATATCGTGACAGCTAAACTTCCGGCAACGCCAAAATATATCAGTAGCCCCGTAATACTGCCTTCTGCTGCACCTAGTCCACCGGGAATCATGGATAGGGCGCCAGCTAATGTACCGAGACTAAAGGTAAAGATGCTAGCGATAAAGGAAACATCAACTGAAAAGGCTGTGATGATTACGTAAAGACTAATA
Coding sequences within:
- the murJ gene encoding murein biosynthesis integral membrane protein MurJ, producing the protein MTIFLLVNVKEVLRLKSKLGLASVLFIGASLLLKISGLIRDMVIAYYFGDSYVADAYLAAFIIPNMFILFMTTGMKNAFVPSYIESLEKQRGNYHLAQVFKGTIVISFIVSIIGMALAPLYIPLLYPEFNVDATQIAVWVTIIFFATIVFVGMNAVLEALFDAENKFSLSMVSQILVILSSIVAAILFANQIGAYSLAIGYLAGTIISLLFKLILVMPRKKLKLKRKFDWLEIKQFYWVFIPVGLTVAVGQINLMVGSIFASYFEEGAVTYINYAKNLVHMPQGIFGVTIGTIVFPLLSKAIATDNHKLFKRGIEKGLTLMFLILLPSIIGMLLLMPNIIELLYQRGAFTADAVQATTQVAYLYFGSVLFFSLNNIINKGFYSLKKGHLILVISGLSILLNIVLSFIFTAWIGYRGIPLAASVMAMCYVGAQFVVFYKLIGGLKLKALAVEFIKIIVATAIMSGAIYPILLLINGWYNIIQIVVVALAGAIVYIASAYLLKSEALLFMVDKFLKKKSVTKESTLDE
- a CDS encoding ArnT family glycosyltransferase, coding for MADYPIKRILKSTNLWLLLIFIVYSIFIIIQSKLQPDGFLTSDSTHYLQMAENLLNGNGMTTINLVPEISTYFATWPIGYPALIAIASFVTGVGVFWAAKLVNILLLGLCFVLIKCLFKQRAPIVGMIFFISTFTTVFVYTWSEVPFIFGMIWLVYGIVNYVEANKIRYAFHMMFAALFLFFMRYIGLIGAGIVGLIGFYYLFSKQWRHMLTCWIAGSIPMLIAGIYLFYNYLQTGLLTGMERIPRAETASEFMIMLWQGLVAEFNTLATSSHVYVAESIIILLVGLLLFVRPRHIRALFSLNRRQFLLPGMFLFVGLVYFIAIVYMRWNAHFDPFNFRLLGPATLMLWLFFISWVTQLKQRDWARWRGFLLLVLGIAFVMNVGYNTYTSLLSPSPDYADTVNKVQETYEEIPAGSIIAFENIHARYLRPDLQYIKVHFQPYFAEKESVKALRERISPNHAAGVYLQTGPIREDRYHDSFIKLIKSARDSEDFVKLE
- a CDS encoding GNAT family N-acetyltransferase, whose product is MAIRYYKTGDEGQIQELFKKVFNKERTLEHWEWKYIKNPQSLNPFILVYEEDQKIIGHIALWVANAYMEGKATKVALRVDTMVDPEARGKGIYRKLNEAMLAEAKESGISLLYGFPAPKAKELLLNTTNANYVEDISRYMLILDPGAIAANMYSFLSPIKSVGRVFKRLKQRKLKKTSLPVGWKVEAVEHCDQRFDQLAEKVKTIKPIMLKRDADYLNWRYLNHPENNYTILALTNNDELQGYVTVNKRKRDFKNGQAMIGFIIDYLAVEDKAVWEILLYSALTELQDVDMIQAWGFPGNIGTESLLHFGFKEKDKPMPLIVHELENNRNRYKNNHDWWLTQGDVDSF
- a CDS encoding divergent PAP2 family protein — its product is MPYFLAPFAGWFISGCLKYLIHLIKYGKEAHLHMGNGGFPSTHTSTVSATAFLIALGEGWLSPAFGLAITFLFIVVIDATGLRIAVGKQAGVLNTLIQHDKDHEQLRERMGHTLLEIIGGVAVGFLTALALYYSFSWLGLM
- a CDS encoding glycosyltransferase family 4 protein, with product MGYIALVICFVASILLTPVVKKLAIKIGAVDQPNNRKVHKKIMPRLGGLAIFISFIIGVLLFLPDTIAAWPIITGATLVTLIGVLDDIYGLSAKVKFSGQLVAALVTVLGGVQIEFITLPFGDKIEFGYFAIPLTILWIVAITNAINLIDGLDGLAAGVSSIVLLTISGMAISMGSMAVALIGLIVFGSTLGFLLYNFHPAKIFMGDTGSLFLGYMISVLSVMGLFKNVAIFSLIVPIIILGVPILDTTFAIIRRAVQRKPLTAPDKLHLHHCLLRLGFTHRQTVVMIYTMSGLFSLAAIIFTRATMWGSTLLLFGLLIVIELIVEVTGLISENYRPILKLVQGNKVKK
- a CDS encoding PIG-L deacetylase family protein, which encodes MNKKQLIMKILKPINLPVTKFILKRHYQASKELSSTKGAKRILVLAPHMDDETIGPGGVIRKHANEGAEVHCVFITDGSNSVSDLSKEELTNARMDEMEKVKNILGITDIHYLGLPDGHVESNKDTQKKLAEVIKSINPDLIYCTSFVDAHPDHTATATILSDVLKQTDNHNFAIRLYEINCPIPPKYINCVVDISDTVIEKDKAVDIFASQTIAFDGFLELNRLKSNLVQDEVSAVEAFFEPSISMFIHHCDRLREDKQPFPEIFKQANRTDTLLWAIYKNFKRKQMFYEDSLKDYEYLKLRKSS